The Arachis hypogaea cultivar Tifrunner chromosome 19, arahy.Tifrunner.gnm2.J5K5, whole genome shotgun sequence genome has a window encoding:
- the LOC112777570 gene encoding FBD-associated F-box protein At4g10400-like, with protein sequence MDRISDLPDCILLHILSFLPTKTAFFTTVLSRRWTRLCHDLQHFEFNQIQFHNGNQTSSDFSSSRERLFAIVSRILFRHKAPPIRTFRLTCDLHQFDEYPVEWFIRKVLGPNLEELNLQLAFVCRSNRKVVIPNGVFSCTSLVTLRLNGDIKIPSPPSSSCHYHLPSLKTLQLYNVETYNVGELEEILSHCTALETLILDLIVRSRMGQGQLRICLPFLKSLHFESCFWNPLGLFVIDTPSLKRLDIQAVSGFREIRVRNLHNVEEARINIAKQSFVLEFLVELCRIRILVLRLLVFDCLPDAPLHRIPEFTCLQRLELTVRCFDTRYIMDMLQKCPMLKLLAIIFNAGPYDKVYLFFVPRIHFCHENEHPVKVPTCLASHLKVIKIKRYFESRDDRDFFAYVLQHGLVLESLDIQVDRARAKRFPEELSLLPRRSKVCQIKVCWNQRQLL encoded by the exons ATGGACAGGATCAGCGACCTGCCGGATTGTATACTCTTACACATCCTTTCCTTCCTCCCTACCAAAACCGCCTTCTTCACCACCGTCCTCTCTCGCCGATGGACCCGCCTCTGCCACGACCTCCAACACTTCGAGTTCAACCAAATTCAATTTCATAACGGCAACCAAACTTCGTCAGACTTCAGTAGTTCACGAGAGCGATTGTTCGCCATCGTTAGTAGGATTCTCTTCCGCCACAAAGCGCCGCCAATTCGAACCTTTCGTCTCACCTGTGACCTACATCAATTCGATGAATACCCTGTGGAGTGGTTCATTAGAAAGGTTTTAGGGCCAAACCTCGAGGAATTGAACCTCCAACTCGCCTTCGTCTGTCGCTCCAATCGTAAAGTCGTTATTCCCAATGGCGTTTTCAGCTGCACTTCCCTCGTGACTCTCCGTTTAAACGGCGACATAAAAATCCCTTCGCCGCCTTCATCGTCGTGCCATTATCACTTGCCATCACTCAAGACACTGCAATTGTATAATGTCGAAACCTATAATGTTGGTGAGTTGGAGGAGATTCTCTCTCACTGCACTGCTCTTGAGACTCTTATTCTTGACTTAATCGTTCGATCACGCATGGGCCAAGGCCAATTGAGAATTTGTTTACCTTTTTTGAAGAGTTTGCACTTCGAATCTTGTTTTTGGAACCCTCTTGGATTGTTTGTTATAGACACACCATCTCTTAAACGTCTTGATATCCAAGCTGTGTCAGGGTTTCGCGAGATCCGTGTTCGCAACTTGCACAATGTGGAGGAAGCCCGTATCAACATTGCTAAGCAATCCTTTGTTCTCGAGTTTCTTGTGGAGCTTTGCAGGATAAGGATTTTGGTGCTGCGTTTATTAGTGTTTGATTGTTTACCTGATGCTCCTCTGCACCGTATTCCGGAGTTTACCTGTTTACAGAGGCTAGAGCTTACTGTTAGGTGTTTCGACACCAGATACATAATGGATATGCTTCAGAAATGTCCCATGCTTAaacttcttgctattatttttaacGCTGGCCCTTATGATAAG GTGTATTTGTTCTTTGTTCCTAGGATCCACTTCTGTCACGAAAATGAACACCCAGTCAAGGTTCCTACTTGTCTTGCATCACATCTGAAAGTGATTAAAATCAAGAGATATTTTGAATCCAGAGATGATAGAGATTTTTTCGCCTATGTTCTTCAACATGGACTTGTTTTGGAGTCACTTGATATTCAGGTGGATCGTGCGAGAGCTAAACGATTTCCAGAAGAATTATCCCTTTTGCCAAGGAGATCCAAGGTGTGCCAAATTAAGGTTTGCTGGAATCAG AGACAACTATTGTAG